A single region of the Nocardioides aurantiacus genome encodes:
- a CDS encoding vWA domain-containing protein, with amino-acid sequence MLSGSGRRALVMSLCGLLVALGTWSVTGPAAAATDDQLVLVLDSSGSMAERVGGRRKIDIAKRALSGVVDGLPDEARVGLRVYGAEVFERTDPGACTDSQLVVPIGTDNRPELRDAVAGYEPFGETPISYSLRQAANDLGPDGKRTVLLVSDGEETCDADPCATAAALARADVEVKIDVVGLAVSGRTRDQLRCVAERGNGTYYDADSADDLTASLDKLATRAFRPFRLTGTAVTGTADRADAPELRPGQYLDTFPGREEPLLYRLPRTATGTTLRAGITTQPAGSVATAAVRLRRADGSECGNGLAQAIAIGGSSPLVSGETDSWRSSGDGECTTEDDLLVEVVSYAEELAGTPFELVVSEEPPVSGTAGLPPAVQEVRWERMPTGGAVQAPPVPGSSLSDAPTLEPGRYRTTVLTGESQVYAVEADWGQRVQVTATVAPRRGALAEALSVSDSLDLQLLAPGRGRYVNVRLTGEPEQTTTMAVDATPFRVSGSTPAVRYLNRTSSGSETYAAVPGTQYVVLNLDRSAEDAFLVPYTLDVEVVGEAGEGAPAYDEEASASPTPSEDTSPDAAAESSDPAASEEAESPDEQGPPVVLLSGLGVMLLAVAGAAYVLWRQRRRRSA; translated from the coding sequence GTGCTCTCCGGATCGGGTCGCCGTGCCCTGGTGATGTCGCTGTGCGGGCTGCTCGTGGCGCTGGGGACGTGGTCCGTGACCGGCCCCGCCGCCGCGGCCACCGACGACCAGCTGGTGCTGGTGCTCGACTCGTCGGGCTCGATGGCCGAGAGGGTCGGCGGGCGCCGCAAGATCGACATCGCCAAGCGGGCGCTGTCCGGCGTCGTCGACGGCCTGCCCGACGAGGCCCGGGTGGGGCTGCGTGTCTACGGCGCGGAGGTCTTCGAGCGCACGGACCCCGGCGCGTGCACCGACTCCCAGCTGGTGGTGCCGATCGGCACCGACAACCGGCCCGAGCTGCGCGACGCGGTGGCCGGCTACGAGCCGTTCGGCGAGACCCCGATCTCCTACAGCCTGCGGCAGGCCGCGAACGACCTCGGCCCCGACGGCAAGCGCACGGTCCTGCTGGTCTCCGACGGCGAGGAGACCTGCGACGCCGACCCCTGCGCCACCGCCGCGGCCCTGGCGAGGGCCGACGTCGAGGTCAAGATCGACGTCGTCGGCCTCGCGGTCAGCGGGCGCACCCGCGACCAGCTCCGCTGCGTCGCCGAGCGCGGCAACGGCACCTACTACGACGCCGACAGCGCCGACGACCTGACCGCCTCCCTCGACAAGCTCGCCACCCGTGCCTTCCGGCCGTTCCGGCTGACCGGCACGGCGGTGACCGGGACGGCGGACCGCGCCGACGCCCCCGAGCTGCGCCCCGGGCAGTACCTCGACACCTTCCCCGGACGTGAGGAGCCGCTGCTCTACCGGCTGCCCCGCACCGCGACGGGCACGACGCTGCGGGCCGGGATCACCACGCAGCCCGCCGGGTCGGTCGCCACCGCCGCGGTGCGGCTGCGCCGGGCCGACGGCAGCGAGTGCGGCAACGGGCTGGCCCAGGCCATCGCCATCGGCGGCAGCAGCCCGCTGGTGTCCGGGGAGACCGACTCGTGGCGCAGCAGCGGCGACGGCGAGTGCACCACCGAGGACGACCTGCTCGTCGAGGTCGTGTCCTACGCCGAGGAGCTGGCCGGCACGCCCTTCGAGCTCGTGGTGAGCGAGGAGCCCCCCGTGAGCGGCACCGCGGGACTGCCGCCCGCCGTGCAGGAGGTCCGCTGGGAGCGGATGCCGACCGGGGGCGCCGTGCAGGCGCCGCCGGTGCCGGGCAGCAGCCTCTCCGACGCGCCGACCCTGGAGCCCGGGCGCTACCGCACCACCGTGCTCACCGGCGAGAGCCAGGTGTACGCCGTCGAGGCCGACTGGGGCCAGCGGGTGCAGGTCACCGCCACGGTGGCGCCGCGCCGGGGAGCGCTGGCCGAGGCGCTCAGCGTCTCCGACAGCCTCGACCTCCAGCTGCTCGCGCCCGGACGTGGCCGCTACGTCAACGTGCGACTCACCGGCGAGCCCGAGCAGACCACGACGATGGCGGTGGACGCGACACCGTTCCGGGTCAGCGGGTCGACCCCGGCGGTGCGCTACCTCAACCGCACGTCGAGCGGCAGCGAGACCTACGCCGCGGTCCCCGGCACGCAGTACGTCGTGCTCAACCTCGACCGGTCCGCCGAGGACGCCTTCCTGGTGCCCTACACCCTCGACGTCGAGGTGGTCGGCGAGGCGGGCGAGGGGGCCCCGGCGTACGACGAGGAGGCGAGCGCGTCCCCGACGCCGAGCGAGGACACGTCCCCGGACGCGGCTGCGGAGAGCAGCGACCCGGCGGCGTCGGAGGAGGCCGAGAGCCCCGACGAGCAGGGCCCGCCGGTGGTGCTGCTGTCCGGGCTGGGCGTGATGCTGCTCGCCGTCGCCGGGGCGGCGTACGTGCTGTGGCGCCAGCGGCGGCGCCGGTCGGCCTGA
- the purE gene encoding 5-(carboxyamino)imidazole ribonucleotide mutase: protein MSDQPRVGIVMGSDSDWPTMQAAGEACAEFDVAFEADVVSAHRMPDEMLAYGREAAGRGIQVVVAGAGGAAHLPGMLAAVTPLPVIGVPVALKYLDGMDSLLSIVQMPAGVPVATVAVGNARNAGLLAVRILAAADAGLQQRMVEFQASLRDAAHAKGQVVRDAASGARRTGF, encoded by the coding sequence ATGAGCGACCAGCCCCGGGTCGGCATCGTGATGGGGTCGGACTCCGACTGGCCCACGATGCAGGCCGCCGGCGAGGCGTGCGCGGAGTTCGACGTCGCCTTCGAGGCCGACGTGGTCTCGGCGCACCGGATGCCCGACGAGATGCTGGCCTACGGCCGCGAGGCCGCCGGCCGCGGGATCCAGGTCGTCGTCGCGGGCGCCGGAGGCGCGGCCCACCTGCCGGGCATGCTCGCCGCGGTCACGCCGCTGCCGGTGATCGGGGTGCCGGTGGCGCTGAAGTACCTCGACGGCATGGACTCGCTGCTCTCCATCGTGCAGATGCCCGCCGGCGTCCCGGTCGCGACCGTCGCCGTCGGCAACGCCCGCAACGCGGGCCTGCTCGCCGTGCGGATCCTGGCCGCCGCCGACGCGGGGCTGCAGCAGCGGATGGTCGAGTTCCAGGCGAGCCTGCGCGACGCCGCGCACGCCAAGGGCCAGGTCGTGCGCGACGCGGCCTCGGGGGCGCGCCGCACCGGCTTCTAG